The DNA sequence AAACCCTGGAACAATTTTTGACGGAATTGATATCTTTGTTTGTGTTAAAGGATTAATTCCTTCTCTAGCAGCACTTCTTCTTGTTTTAAAGTAACCTAAACCGCCAAAAACAACTTTTGATCCTTCTGTTAAGTGTTTTGATACACTATTTTCTAATGCATCCAAAACTTCTTTAACATCTTTTTTTGTTAAACCAGTAGCTTCTGCTACTTCAGCAATAATTTGATTTGTTTGTATTTTTTTCATTATTTATAACCCTTTTCACTCTTTTTTGATTATAAAATAAAAAAATAGGATTTTTAAATAATGAATGCATTATTTCATGAGGATTTTGATTGTTATATAGGACTTCGTAAATCGCCTCTAAGATTGGAAATTTCTTTAAATGTTTTTTCCCTATCTTTTCTACAATAATTTTACATGCAGTGTAACCTTCAACCGTATTTTGAGTAGCTCATTCGTGGATACTAGTTGAATCGTTTAGTTTACCAAGTTCATATCCTGAACTAAAATTCCGAGATTTTTTGTTAGTTGCTGTTACTAACATATCACCCAACCCAACTAATCCATGTGTTAGTTTTGTCATTAACCCAAAATGTTTTAAAATTGATTTCATTTCGTTTAATGAAAATGTAATAAAAATGGCATTGGTATTATACTCATAATTTAAGCCTCACAAAGTTCCGGAAAATATTGCATAAATGTTTTTTAAAGCGCTTAGCATTAAACAAGCATCAATATCTTTTTCAACAGTCACGTGAAAGTATTTATTATTTGTAAAGGTATTAGCGGTCATTACGGCAAGTTTTGGTGATTCAGACGCAGCACTAATACATGTTAGTTTCTCATCTAGAACTTCTTGTGCTAATGATGGACCAACTAGTGAGACTAAGTTTGCTGTTACATTTTTTGGAGAAACCTCTTTAATATAATGAGAAATCAACGTTCCTGTAGGACTAAAACCTTTAGAAATTATTATAAATGTTAGTTTTTTATCCAACTTATAATTCATTGATCCAATAGCTTCACTTAGTTTTTCTATAACTTCCTTAATAACTTTTGTAGGAACAGCGATAATGATAACATTAGAAAATTTTAAAACATCTACTAATGATGTTGTTGCTGATATATTTTTTGGCAATTTGATGTTTTTTGCAAATTTTTCATTAGTGTTTTGATTGTTAATTTCATTTTTTTGAACTTCATCTAATGTTCACAATAAACATTCGCTTCCATTTTCAGCCGCTACTTTTGCTAATGCTGTTGCTCAAATTCCGGCTCCCAAAAAACTTATTTTGGAAAATTTATTTACGCGTTGACCCATTTAATTACCTTTTATAATTTTTTAACTTCATGTATATCGGAATATACTTAATATCAAAACCTACTCTTATCTTATTTAAAACGAATCGTTCATATGATTCTGGCATTAGTGTCGTATCGTTAACGTAAAGCAAAAATATAGGTGGCATTAATTCTTTTTTAATTACCTTAATTTGATGAATTTTAACAGTTCTTCCCTTAACTTTTGGTGGAGCTTGTAAAAATCCCAAATTCAAAACTAAATGTGATAACTCTAATTCCGAAATTGGTATATTCAAGTTTTGTTTAATGTTATATAACCCTTCAAATATTTTATGAAGATTTTTTTATTGATGGCAGAAGTAAAAAAAACTTGCGCTCAATCGACATAATTTAATTTTACCTTCAATTCTTTTTTAATTTTTTCGATTTCAGCTTCATTCAACATATCAGATTTGTTAACGATAATTAAAAAAGGTTTTTCAGATTCATTAAGTGTTGCTGCTATATCTAGATCCATTTTTGACAATGATTGAGAACCATCAATTACAAAAACTGCAAAATTAGATCTTTCAATTGCTAACTTAGTCTTTAGTATACTGATTTCCTCAATTGAATCTAGTGCTCGGTTCATTCTTTTAATCCCGGCTGTATCAACAAGGGTAAAATGTTTTTTGTCATACACTAAGTCAATATATACACTATCTCTTGTTGTTCCAGCAATTTCCGATACTATTGAACGTTGCTCTTTTACTAATGCATTAGCAATACTACTTTTTCCAACATTTGGTTTTCCAATCAAACAAAAACTAAATTCTGATGTTGGATTCGGTTTTGCTTCATGCTCTTCTAAATAACTTGTAATAGCGTTTAATAGATCTCCAACATTAATTCCGTGAGATGAACTTACAAAAAAAGGTTTGCCAAATCCTAGTTTTTCTCATAAGTATTCTTGTTCTGGATTTTGATCATTTCCATCAAATTTATTAGCAACAATAAAAACTTTTTTATTTGGATATTTTTTTAATAATTTAGCAACGTATTCATCATCGTATACAATTTGATCTTCATATGATGTTAAAAAAATAATAATATCAGCTTCATCAATGGCAAATTGTGCTTGAATATTAATTTCTTTTTGAAAATTCAAATGTTCTTTTAATTGAATACCACCAGTATCGATTAAAATAAAATCTTTATTTTTCCAATTAACTTCACCATAGATTCTATCTCTAGTGACTCCAGGTTCGTCATGGGTAATACTATCTCTTGTTTGAGTTAGTCTATTAAATAATGTACTTTTCCCAACATTTGGTCTTCCTACAATCGCTACTATATTATTAATCATCATTGATTATCTAATCATAGAAATAGCTACAGTTGCAACAACTAAAATTATTCCTAGTGTTGATCATAGATATATTCTGCCGGTATGGTCTAATTTTTTTGGTTTATTTTATCACTCAAAATATTATTTATATCCGCTTTTATATTCATAAATTCTCTAGCAAGTTCATTTGATACATTTTTACTTGTCTGAATTTTACGTTCAGTGCTTCGAACAAGTATACGAACTTTGTCTTCAGTTTCTTTTATTGCTTCTAAAGAAAATTGTTTTGTGCTATCCATTTTGTGAGATGTTAATTCTTGATATAACTTTTTAAGTTCATCTATAGATTTTTGAATTAATAACTCTTCTGAAATAACTTGTGTTTTATTTATATTATCAATTAAAACATCCATTTCGTGATTGCTATCATGTATATTATCTGCAATTCTAATATCACTATCTTCTAGATTTTCTTTTTCTGCTGCAAAATCATAATTTGAATCATCTAGAATTGTTTCATATTTAGAGACAACATTTACTTTATTTGCCTCATCACTTTTACAATCCGTTAAGAATTCTTTTAAATTTGGTAATGCATTATTCAGGTGACCCAATGATTTGTGACATTTCAAGGTGTTAAGTGGTACACTTGTTCCTAAGGCAGCTTTCCCGGTTGGACTAGTGCATTCGTATATTACACCATCATTTTTCGTTAATTCTTCCTCTAATTTATCGTCTAAAGAAACAAAATTATTGTTTTCGCCGTCAAGCGATGCTGCTAACTTAGAAAATTTCTCGCTTCTTGAAACTTTTATCGCCATATTATCTCCTTATATTTCTATACTTTAATATTAAAAAATATTATTTTTTTTATGGAAAATAAAATTATTTAATTGGGGATTCTAAAGAAAAACGAATTTTTTTACCATCCTGTAAAACATTAAAAACATGATTATACAGTCGATCATAATTAATTTCTTGACCTTTTAAATAAAAACCAAATTTTTGTGCAGCAATATTCAATCATTTTAAATAATCATCAAGATCACTAGTCTCACATTTAAAAGTTGCGGCAAATTCTTTTGGGTATTTTTCCTTAAAGAAATTAAATATTTGCTCAACAACTTCTTCAAGCGGTAAAACTTGACGTTTAATAGAATTAATAATGGATAAATTTAGACTAATTTTATCGTTTTCAAATTTCGGTCATAATAAACCAGGTGTGTCACAAATTTCAAAATTGTCATCAATTTTAATATTTTGAAAAGCTTGCGTTAAACCAGGTCTATTTTGAACTCTAGCTGATTTTTTATTAGATAAATTATTTATCAAACTACTTTTCCCAACATTCGGTACCCCGACAACCATAATTTTGTGGTAAGAAAAACGATGTTCTAATTTAATTTTTTTAAGAATTAAAGAACGAACATCAGGTCATATTTTGCGATTCTTTAAGTTAGCAAATAAGTATTGATTAGGGTAATTTTTGTCAAAATATTCTCGTCATAATTTAGTTATTTTCGGATCTGCTAAGTCATCTTTAACAATAACGTAAATTACATGCTTATTTTTTAAAATTTTCTTTAAATCAGGATGAATACTTGATAAAGGGCATCTAGCATCTAAAACAAATAAAAAAACATTAAAAGAGTTAACATTTCTTTTTGTTAGGTCAAAGTGTTTTTTCATGTGACCTGGATATCAATTAATTAAGGTTTTTTTAATATCTTCCAAAATTAGTCCTTAGTTGTTTTTTTTGTTTTTTTAGAGTTTAAAAAGGCTTTACCAAAACATTCTCTCAATACTTTAGAAAAATAAACGGCTCCACCTTTTACACGTATTTTATTACTAGCAACTTGTACTTTCATTGTACTTCTTCCTGTCAATAAATCTTTTAAAACGGCAGAAAACGCTCAAACAAAATATGTTGATTGCAAAATGCTATCAAATGGCATTTCGCGCACAACAGCCGCATTTCTAGTCAATTTAATCTGATAATGATATCTTTCATCTAAAGTAAAACCTATTGTTTTATTTAAATGTTTTTCAACAAATTGATAATTTTTGGCAATGTAGTCAACTAATTGTTTTGGACTATAGTGATCAATCGCTGTATAGCTATCACGCTTACGTAAAGTTACATTAATAGCTGAACATGAAAATGCTGAAGTCAAGATGGCAGAGTTTCCTCTCCCACCAGGAAATCCATCTATATTTGAAGCAATTAAATTTTGCATTGGTGTTGCGAATGGACGTTTATTTCAACCAAATTCATGAGTATGATTTTTCCCGAAAGTTGTATCATTATCGTCGCCAATACGCGATTTAATGTCATTTTGAGATAAAACTTCAATAAATTCGATATTACCTTTTATCAATGGGAAGTAACGAATTAATTGTTTTTCAATTCAAAGACTAATTTCTTCTTTATTAAAGAATTGATTATTCATTTTACAAATTTTAATAAACAATGCTCCTGTTTTTTTATTAGCATCATGAGGATAAATCTCATTTTGATTAAAAATTAAAATCGGACTCTCTTGGTAACCACGTTCCTCTAAAAAATTCCAATTAGACTTTGAACCCAAAGAAAGCATAATGTTATAAACTGGACTAAAAATTTTAAATACTTTAGGATGGTTTTTTAAACCAACTAAGATATAATTTTCGACTAATGCTTTCTCATCATTATTAGCAAAATTACGGTAATTATTTACCCTAGTTGTTTTATTTGTCGATAATAAACTATTTGCAATATTTTTCATACTTGTTCCAGCAACAAAACGACTAGCGTTTATTTTCTTTGGTGAATTATTCATCAATACCAGAAGACTTTTAACTTCATCACCTTTTGTGTTTAATTGCAATGCTTTGGAAGATTTTTTAACGTTGCTGCCTAAAGAAATCATTTGTTCTTCTAAAACACCAATAAATTTTCTAGAATAACCTTCAACAAAATGAAAACCCCCAATTAAATAATGGGTCATATTGTATATGAATATTTTGGCATCTAGTTCGCTATATGGTAAGTAAAAGAAAATTCAAAATGATTCAAAGAAATAACAAA is a window from the Mycoplasma sp. (ex Biomphalaria glabrata) genome containing:
- a CDS encoding NAD(P)-binding protein, producing the protein MIYELKNESQVQKKVKKVRETTKFNTIVIGGGLTGLITALIIATRGTKTLIVDKNDSLGGYYQTYTRIHQKNEYNFDCFWPLDLSESSETKQLLNNLEVGTKIKTILPKVKFELILPSKTPIIFQNNWKNNVAQLKQLYSLSSREIEEFFQELKKCHESYDYFQEYSQQFKTAKDVIDKYFIRDNNICYFFESFWIFFYLPYSELDAKIFIYNMTHYLIGGFHFVEGYSRKFIGVLEEQMISLGSNVKKSSKALQLNTKGDEVKSLLVLMNNSPKKINASRFVAGTSMKNIANSLLSTNKTTRVNNYRNFANNDEKALVENYILVGLKNHPKVFKIFSPVYNIMLSLGSKSNWNFLEERGYQESPILIFNQNEIYPHDANKKTGALFIKICKMNNQFFNKEEISLWIEKQLIRYFPLIKGNIEFIEVLSQNDIKSRIGDDNDTTFGKNHTHEFGWNKRPFATPMQNLIASNIDGFPGGRGNSAILTSAFSCSAINVTLRKRDSYTAIDHYSPKQLVDYIAKNYQFVEKHLNKTIGFTLDERYHYQIKLTRNAAVVREMPFDSILQSTYFVWAFSAVLKDLLTGRSTMKVQVASNKIRVKGGAVYFSKVLRECFGKAFLNSKKTKKTTKD
- a CDS encoding NAD(P)H-dependent glycerol-3-phosphate dehydrogenase, coding for MGQRVNKFSKISFLGAGIWATALAKVAAENGSECLLWTLDEVQKNEINNQNTNEKFAKNIKLPKNISATTSLVDVLKFSNVIIIAVPTKVIKEVIEKLSEAIGSMNYKLDKKLTFIIISKGFSPTGTLISHYIKEVSPKNVTANLVSLVGPSLAQEVLDEKLTCISAASESPKLAVMTANTFTNNKYFHVTVEKDIDACLMLSALKNIYAIFSGTLWGLNYEYNTNAIFITFSLNEMKSILKHFGLMTKLTHGLVGLGDMLVTATNKKSRNFSSGYELGKLNDSTSIHEWATQNTVEGYTACKIIVEKIGKKHLKKFPILEAIYEVLYNNQNPHEIMHSLFKNPIFLFYNQKRVKRVINNEKNTNKSNYCWSSRSYWFNKKRC
- the der gene encoding ribosome biogenesis GTPase Der; the protein is MMINNIVAIVGRPNVGKSTLFNRLTQTRDSITHDEPGVTRDRIYGEVNWKNKDFILIDTGGIQLKEHLNFQKEINIQAQFAIDEADIIIFLTSYEDQIVYDDEYVAKLLKKYPNKKVFIVANKFDGNDQNPEQEYLWEKLGFGKPFFVSSSHGINVGDLLNAITSYLEEHEAKPNPTSEFSFCLIGKPNVGKSSIANALVKEQRSIVSEIAGTTRDSVYIDLVYDKKHFTLVDTAGIKRMNRALDSIEEISILKTKLAIERSNFAVFVIDGSQSLSKMDLDIAATLNESEKPFLIIVNKSDMLNEAEIEKIKKELKVKLNYVDWAQVFFTSAINKKIFIKYLKGYITLNKTWIYQFRN
- a CDS encoding HU family DNA-binding protein, which translates into the protein MKKIQTNQIIAEVAEATGLTKKDVKEVLDALENSVSKHLTEGSKVVFGGLGYFKTRRSAAREGINPLTQTKISIPSKIVPGFSFSKTIKTKLN
- the ylqF gene encoding ribosome biogenesis GTPase YlqF; the encoded protein is MEDIKKTLINWYPGHMKKHFDLTKRNVNSFNVFLFVLDARCPLSSIHPDLKKILKNKHVIYVIVKDDLADPKITKLWREYFDKNYPNQYLFANLKNRKIWPDVRSLILKKIKLEHRFSYHKIMVVGVPNVGKSSLINNLSNKKSARVQNRPGLTQAFQNIKIDDNFEICDTPGLLWPKFENDKISLNLSIINSIKRQVLPLEEVVEQIFNFFKEKYPKEFAATFKCETSDLDDYLKWLNIAAQKFGFYLKGQEINYDRLYNHVFNVLQDGKKIRFSLESPIK